One Acidimicrobiia bacterium DNA segment encodes these proteins:
- a CDS encoding steroid 3-ketoacyl-CoA thiolase: MNEVVIVDAVRTPIGRRNGGLSTMHPADLLGEVQSELIRRSGIDPAEVGQVVGGCVSQIGEQTFNIARTAWLSAGLPLSVAATTVDAQCGSSQQATNLATTLIAGGAVDVAIACGVESMSRIPIGSAMRVQEYGRPTPDSYFGQYEMTSQFEGAERIADKWGVTRQDADEFGLLSQQRAAQAWAEGRYETQIVPVEAPTLGEDGKPSETKQTISRDEGLRETSLDKLAALKPVARENGVHTAGSSSQISDGAGAVLLMTREKAEALGLRPRARVVDTCNVGVDPVLMLTGPIDATYHLLKRTGLTMANIDVTEINEAFASVVLAWAREHKVDMDKVNPNGGAIAHGHPLGGTGAILMTKALHELERTDGEFGLVTMCCGGGLGTGTIIQRI; the protein is encoded by the coding sequence ATGAACGAAGTAGTAATTGTTGACGCCGTGCGCACACCCATCGGGCGTCGCAACGGCGGACTATCCACTATGCATCCGGCTGACCTCCTCGGCGAGGTTCAATCCGAGCTTATTCGTCGAAGCGGAATCGACCCCGCTGAGGTGGGTCAAGTTGTAGGCGGCTGCGTTAGCCAAATCGGCGAGCAAACTTTCAACATTGCTCGTACGGCCTGGCTTTCTGCTGGCTTGCCTCTGTCGGTTGCTGCCACCACGGTTGATGCCCAATGCGGCTCGTCCCAGCAGGCCACGAACCTAGCTACCACGCTAATTGCGGGCGGCGCGGTCGACGTTGCCATTGCTTGTGGTGTCGAGTCGATGAGCCGAATTCCAATCGGTTCGGCCATGCGAGTACAAGAATATGGTCGTCCCACCCCCGATAGTTACTTCGGCCAATACGAAATGACCTCGCAGTTCGAGGGTGCCGAACGCATCGCCGACAAATGGGGCGTAACCCGCCAAGACGCCGACGAATTCGGTCTTTTGTCGCAACAACGCGCCGCCCAAGCATGGGCCGAAGGTCGTTACGAAACCCAAATTGTGCCAGTTGAAGCACCCACGCTTGGCGAAGACGGCAAACCGTCTGAAACCAAGCAAACCATTAGCCGCGACGAAGGCTTGCGTGAAACCTCACTCGACAAACTGGCCGCTCTAAAGCCAGTGGCACGCGAGAATGGTGTTCACACCGCAGGTTCTTCCTCCCAAATCTCTGACGGCGCTGGTGCAGTGCTATTGATGACCCGCGAAAAGGCTGAAGCTTTGGGTCTACGCCCCCGAGCACGCGTAGTAGATACCTGCAACGTTGGTGTTGACCCGGTGCTTATGCTCACCGGGCCAATTGATGCCACCTACCACCTGCTGAAGCGCACCGGCCTAACCATGGCCAACATTGATGTCACCGAAATTAACGAAGCGTTCGCTTCGGTAGTCTTGGCATGGGCGCGGGAGCACAAAGTTGATATGGACAAAGTTAACCCCAATGGTGGCGCTATCGCCCACGGCCACCCCCTGGGCGGCACCGGTGCCATTCTAATGACCAAGGCCCTTCACGAACTCGAGCGCACCGACGGCGAGTTTGGGCTAGTAACCATGTGCTGCGGTGGCGGTCTAGGTACCGGTACCATTATCCAGCGCATTTGA